In Pseudomonas nunensis, a single window of DNA contains:
- the rph gene encoding ribonuclease PH, translating to MKRPSGRVADQLRSIRITRNYTKHAEGSVLVEFGDTKVICTVSVENGVPRFLKGQGQGWLTAEYGMLPRATGERNQREASRGKQGGRTLEIQRLIGRSLRASLDMSKLGDVTLYVDCDVIQADGGTRTASITGAMVALVDALKVIKKRGGLKGGDPLKQMIAAVSVGMYQGEPVLDLDYLEDSAAETDLNVVMTSTGGFIEVQGTAEGAPFQPEELNAMLELAKKGMSEIFELQKAALAD from the coding sequence ATGAAACGTCCAAGTGGTCGCGTTGCCGATCAGCTCCGCTCGATCCGCATTACCCGCAACTACACCAAACACGCCGAGGGATCTGTGCTGGTCGAGTTTGGTGATACCAAAGTCATCTGCACCGTCAGCGTCGAGAACGGCGTGCCACGTTTCCTCAAAGGTCAGGGCCAAGGCTGGTTGACCGCTGAATACGGCATGCTGCCGCGTGCCACCGGCGAGCGTAACCAGCGTGAAGCGAGCCGCGGCAAGCAAGGCGGCCGCACCCTGGAAATCCAGCGTCTGATCGGCCGTTCCCTGCGCGCCTCGCTGGACATGTCAAAGTTGGGCGATGTGACCCTGTACGTCGATTGCGACGTGATCCAGGCTGACGGCGGCACTCGCACTGCCTCCATCACTGGCGCCATGGTTGCGTTGGTCGATGCCTTGAAAGTGATCAAGAAGCGCGGCGGCCTGAAAGGCGGCGACCCGCTCAAGCAAATGATCGCGGCCGTTTCGGTCGGCATGTACCAGGGCGAGCCTGTGCTTGACCTCGACTACCTGGAAGACTCGGCTGCCGAGACCGACCTGAACGTCGTGATGACCAGCACTGGCGGCTTCATCGAAGTCCAGGGCACTGCCGAAGGCGCCCCGTTCCAGCCTGAAGAGCTGAACGCCATGCTCGAACTGGCGAAGAAAGGCATGAGCGAGATCTTCGAACTGCAAAAGGCTGCACTGGCTGACTGA
- a CDS encoding DUF4870 domain-containing protein: MSDEQQLLPTPSPEVRQWAMFCHLSAFLGVWLPFGHLVGPLILWQWKRETDPFIDAQGKEALNFQITVALVSGICYLLMLVLIGFALLPLVLIVAMVLSIIAGLKANDGVPYRYPFTWRLIK, translated from the coding sequence ATGAGTGATGAACAGCAGTTGCTTCCCACCCCGAGCCCCGAGGTTCGTCAGTGGGCGATGTTTTGTCATCTCTCGGCGTTTCTCGGTGTCTGGCTGCCCTTCGGTCACCTCGTCGGGCCGCTGATTCTCTGGCAGTGGAAACGGGAAACCGATCCGTTCATCGATGCCCAAGGTAAAGAAGCGTTGAACTTCCAGATCACCGTGGCCCTGGTCTCGGGCATCTGTTATCTGCTGATGCTGGTGTTGATCGGTTTTGCGCTGCTGCCGTTGGTGCTGATCGTGGCGATGGTGCTGTCGATCATTGCCGGGCTCAAGGCCAATGATGGGGTGCCTTATCGCTATCCCTTCACTTGGCGGTTGATCAAATAA